Proteins from a genomic interval of Schistocerca piceifrons isolate TAMUIC-IGC-003096 chromosome 3, iqSchPice1.1, whole genome shotgun sequence:
- the LOC124788791 gene encoding translation initiation factor IF-2-like has translation MGGGERAEPAVTSEVPTRAGGRCEPRAVCARVCVWLWGRPGLLWGGAFQRPATRGRLDFVGGPQSGRPRAPLSPAPAPAAAEAAASVPRPGPAGRRSMNGPGPRRAPALSAQDGAALRRTTHVPGRPRICVSDTSPPPPPPDKGRPGTAGRAAVP, from the coding sequence ATGGGAGGGGGCGAGCGAGCCGAGCCAGCAGTAACGAGCGAGGTGCCAACTCGGGCGGGCGGGCGCTGTGAGCCGCGCgccgtgtgcgcgcgtgtgtgtgtgtggctgtggggTAGGCCAGGTCTGTTGTGGGGTGGCGCATTCCAGCGCCCCGCCACCCGCGGCAGGTTGGACTTTGTCGGTGGGCCTCAAAGCGGCCGTCCCCGCGCGCCCCTCTCCCCCGCTCCCGCCCCCGCAGCGGCAGAGGCGGCGGCCTCGGTTCCCAGGCCGGGCCCCGCTGGGCGCCGCTCAATGAATGGCCCGGGGCCGCGGCGGGCGCCCGCTTTGTCTGCGCAGGACGGCGCCGCGCTGCGCCGTACCACACATGTGCCGGGCAGACCGCGGATTTGCGTGAGCGacacctcgccgccgccgccgccgccggacaaAGGCCGGCCTGGGACCGCCGGGCGCGCCGCGGTCCCGTGA